A window of the Mucilaginibacter sp. cycad4 genome harbors these coding sequences:
- a CDS encoding helix-turn-helix transcriptional regulator, which produces MNTTTDMPKNIHQGRNIKRFREMLGLKQDALAIALGEEWSQKRVSLLEQKEVIEDGLLNQIAEILKVPVEAIKNLDDSKAVNIIANTFNDEAVAYSQYYKCTFNPMEKWLESLVEIKQLHSEMKRLYERLLEK; this is translated from the coding sequence ATGAATACTACAACTGACATGCCGAAAAACATCCATCAGGGTCGCAATATTAAACGATTTCGCGAAATGCTTGGATTAAAGCAAGATGCGTTGGCTATCGCACTTGGAGAAGAATGGAGTCAGAAAAGGGTATCATTGCTTGAACAAAAAGAAGTCATTGAAGATGGTCTTTTGAATCAAATAGCTGAGATTCTGAAAGTACCGGTTGAAGCCATCAAAAACTTAGATGATAGCAAAGCGGTAAACATCATAGCTAATACATTCAATGACGAAGCTGTTGCTTATAGCCAATATTATAAATGTACTTTCAACCCGATGGAAAAATGGCTGGAATCGTTGGTAGAAATAAAACAGCTTCATAGTGAAATGAAGAGGCTATATGAACGCTTATTAGAAAAATAG
- a CDS encoding SGNH/GDSL hydrolase family protein, whose protein sequence is MASRLSLKSFFTKGAKPTAGQFASWIDSFWHKDEDTIPAGKIAGLSSALAGKASINDVDNEAATRSAIDSALQGQIDELAAKGNGIPTGGTTGQLLTKAGEGEGDVAWSNIKDVGALTEYWPNMPVNNIKFAQSYGSDITAYLSGGVYYESYSSLFFSKATNTLDFFNFAENNANSFQTLKRFYANSPLMANRNTGFLVEVGFNDFKGGDLEKSTNKVRGTLGSLLASAFMEEVYPANNFNAGSKTGVWIDENMSGRGSKAATLASFTNASAISSSVSGSSIVISQRPGRCTMVIGTYGCANSGELGGFTVSYRGNVIYTYDPVGKTNGITDNTFADNSLTPQVVLITDFYVNDVAALEITTTSNAKTIIDYIGWLGAASVYPPVFVLTCPEVSDAQYQADPANRSRANTAAMTAAIKETVLQFPGYPVTVVDFNELYDPNNPADSNDGIHPSREGHIKVSESVLKKSATGQIGYAVPVVPTGEKVVSVTNQGPEAHYDLVEIMVASGPLTSADFSSGIASVPGKPGQQSADGQYVYYCVGINQWRRTAQVAATVQDYYLATGVDDGAGALTSVQLNSAYPSATIFQHVRGINYVYEKIDASNWIKYPISIA, encoded by the coding sequence ATGGCATCAAGGCTATCATTAAAATCATTTTTCACCAAAGGCGCGAAACCTACAGCAGGTCAGTTTGCGTCCTGGATAGATTCGTTCTGGCATAAGGATGAAGATACAATCCCTGCCGGCAAAATAGCCGGACTTTCCTCTGCATTGGCAGGCAAAGCATCTATTAACGATGTGGACAACGAAGCGGCTACCCGTTCGGCTATTGACAGTGCATTACAGGGACAGATCGACGAACTTGCGGCAAAAGGGAATGGGATTCCCACCGGGGGGACAACTGGCCAGCTACTGACAAAAGCAGGGGAAGGAGAGGGGGACGTCGCCTGGAGCAATATCAAAGACGTCGGCGCTTTAACCGAATACTGGCCGAACATGCCTGTCAATAATATCAAATTCGCCCAATCTTATGGCTCTGATATAACTGCATACTTGAGCGGCGGCGTTTATTATGAAAGCTATAGCTCGCTATTCTTCAGCAAAGCTACAAATACCTTGGATTTTTTCAATTTCGCCGAAAATAATGCCAATAGTTTTCAGACGCTCAAGCGTTTTTACGCTAATTCGCCCTTAATGGCTAACCGTAACACCGGTTTCCTGGTTGAGGTCGGCTTTAACGATTTTAAAGGTGGCGATTTGGAGAAAAGTACCAATAAAGTGCGGGGCACACTGGGTTCTTTGCTGGCAAGCGCTTTTATGGAAGAAGTGTATCCCGCAAATAATTTCAATGCGGGCTCGAAAACAGGCGTCTGGATAGATGAAAACATGAGCGGAAGGGGAAGTAAGGCCGCTACACTCGCGTCTTTTACGAACGCGTCCGCTATTTCTTCCAGTGTCAGTGGAAGTTCAATAGTGATCTCGCAGCGCCCCGGCCGTTGCACGATGGTCATCGGGACTTACGGTTGTGCCAATTCCGGGGAACTCGGCGGTTTCACGGTTTCCTACCGGGGCAATGTCATTTATACCTATGACCCGGTTGGTAAGACGAACGGGATAACTGATAACACCTTTGCCGATAATTCGCTGACACCGCAGGTGGTCCTGATCACGGATTTTTACGTAAATGATGTGGCAGCACTGGAAATAACGACCACCAGCAATGCTAAAACAATCATTGATTATATCGGCTGGCTGGGTGCTGCCAGTGTTTATCCGCCTGTGTTCGTACTGACCTGCCCGGAAGTCTCAGATGCGCAATACCAGGCAGACCCTGCCAACAGAAGCCGTGCCAACACCGCGGCTATGACGGCGGCGATCAAAGAAACCGTGTTGCAGTTTCCGGGTTACCCGGTTACAGTTGTTGATTTCAACGAGCTGTACGATCCGAATAATCCCGCAGATTCCAATGACGGAATACATCCCAGCAGGGAAGGGCATATCAAGGTTTCGGAAAGCGTCCTTAAAAAATCCGCAACCGGGCAGATCGGTTACGCTGTTCCTGTAGTCCCTACCGGCGAAAAAGTGGTGTCGGTTACCAATCAGGGACCTGAAGCGCATTATGATCTTGTGGAGATCATGGTTGCCAGCGGGCCGCTTACCTCAGCCGATTTTTCCTCGGGCATTGCCAGTGTGCCCGGTAAACCGGGGCAGCAAAGTGCAGACGGCCAGTATGTTTATTATTGCGTGGGGATCAACCAGTGGCGCAGGACTGCGCAGGTGGCGGCGACTGTTCAGGATTATTATCTGGCGACCGGGGTCGACGATGGTGCCGGTGCCCTGACATCGGTTCAGCTCAATTCAGCTTATCCTTCGGCGACGATATTTCAGCATGTGCGCGGCATTAATTATGTCTATGAAAAAATAGACGCATCGAACTGGATCAAATATCCCATAAGCATCGCCTGA
- a CDS encoding DUF6046 domain-containing protein: MSTINHSDTIFDIEAIFKQLYGYKPGLIPDLPPSPGERPFSISPAADNSYRAQKNHYGNALYGGQDTIGHEVFCPLTIQAGDKEYFLPYTVIGFEREKNIKETEMSEAGGTAKEIISMKDWNISVKGFVIGDLERFPGKELDDLKTLFEARGIVRLKSAYSDIFLAGNDSVLIYKLSIPEKPKVVGVRDFAMQLKSDSIFKLTIGNK; the protein is encoded by the coding sequence ATGTCAACAATAAATCATTCTGATACCATATTTGATATCGAAGCTATTTTCAAACAGCTATACGGTTATAAACCAGGCCTCATCCCGGATTTACCACCTTCTCCCGGAGAACGGCCCTTTAGCATCAGTCCTGCGGCTGATAACAGTTACAGAGCGCAGAAAAATCACTATGGCAACGCACTTTACGGAGGGCAGGACACGATCGGGCATGAGGTCTTTTGCCCGCTGACCATTCAGGCCGGGGACAAGGAATATTTCCTGCCTTACACGGTTATCGGCTTTGAACGCGAAAAAAATATTAAGGAAACTGAAATGTCCGAGGCCGGGGGAACCGCCAAAGAGATCATTAGTATGAAGGATTGGAATATCTCGGTAAAGGGTTTCGTGATCGGAGATCTGGAAAGGTTTCCTGGCAAAGAGCTCGATGATCTCAAGACGCTATTTGAGGCCAGGGGGATAGTTCGGCTAAAATCAGCTTATTCTGACATTTTTCTTGCAGGCAATGACAGCGTGCTGATTTATAAGTTGTCTATTCCGGAAAAGCCAAAGGTGGTTGGGGTACGTGATTTCGCCATGCAGCTGAAAAGTGACAGTATTTTTAAATTAACTATTGGTAATAAGTAA
- a CDS encoding tape measure protein yields the protein MITLIQYSFVMHDAASAQMRLLAGNANAVFHTIGSRLGRIQGQVRRLDESIEALTKPRQISIDSSEIRMAGKELAELENHRASLATEIRMAGKELAEIESKQASIPPASEKKEEGDGEKKGSKLKELADKGLDSLVDLGKGLFKKAMAKETTGDEIAIIAGKKNGGNLKRGLNDFAESSGLGDDVLAEGKKMLTSGIAPENVLPGMKMLGDIALGDSERMKALSDVFAATANSGKLSADDLPKLIDAGFNPLLEMSRKTGKSTAELREDLDNGKISFQALVGSMQAATGPMGDFHDGLQRMGESPTGKIAALKGTLESMGVSMATSLLPVLGGAADVIGGLAANQSLMYGIAAGIGAMAAAWSLYTSWTQLATTWQAILDAAMLWPIVIIGVLVGAVVWLCSSFDGVGKSLMSMWQIIKSVFGMGKVLFMEFVDDYIFPFNLLYLTVKNIFLYIGQLAVNAAKAIKMALKGDFSGAKDMLTAHITTDAGKELNEAIHTRIRRANEHRKEIIGYAQTIADSSKGIGLTRHKSEKGSSIPGIMSMAGLGSNAIPGTGAPAAGSATHVPEVVTDTSKGIAGGGQRNQVINISKLGVDQISLHAASVPEGAAEIRAIFIEMFNQVINSGNAAVNPN from the coding sequence ATGATTACTTTAATTCAATACAGTTTCGTCATGCATGATGCGGCTTCCGCCCAAATGCGTTTACTTGCAGGGAATGCAAACGCTGTGTTTCACACCATTGGTTCCAGGCTGGGCCGCATCCAGGGGCAGGTACGTCGCCTGGATGAGTCTATCGAAGCGCTGACCAAGCCAAGACAGATATCCATCGACAGCAGTGAGATCAGGATGGCCGGTAAGGAACTTGCTGAACTCGAAAATCATCGGGCCAGTCTTGCCACAGAGATCAGGATGGCCGGTAAAGAGCTCGCGGAGATCGAAAGCAAGCAGGCCTCCATACCGCCCGCCAGTGAAAAAAAAGAGGAGGGGGATGGTGAAAAAAAAGGGTCGAAGTTAAAGGAACTGGCCGACAAGGGGCTTGATAGTCTCGTAGACCTTGGTAAGGGCCTCTTTAAAAAGGCAATGGCGAAGGAAACCACAGGCGACGAGATAGCGATCATCGCGGGAAAAAAGAATGGTGGAAACCTAAAACGGGGCCTTAATGATTTTGCGGAGAGCAGCGGACTTGGGGACGATGTTTTAGCTGAGGGCAAGAAGATGCTCACCTCGGGGATCGCCCCCGAAAACGTCCTGCCGGGTATGAAAATGCTTGGAGATATTGCCCTGGGAGATTCGGAGCGGATGAAGGCGCTTTCCGATGTGTTTGCCGCTACGGCCAACTCCGGTAAATTGTCCGCTGACGATCTGCCGAAACTGATCGATGCCGGTTTTAATCCTTTGCTGGAAATGAGCAGGAAGACGGGTAAGAGTACAGCGGAACTCCGCGAGGACCTGGACAACGGGAAGATCAGTTTCCAGGCGCTGGTTGGTTCCATGCAGGCCGCTACAGGTCCTATGGGGGATTTCCATGATGGCTTGCAGCGTATGGGCGAAAGCCCGACAGGCAAAATAGCGGCACTAAAAGGGACGCTGGAGTCCATGGGAGTTTCCATGGCGACATCGCTGTTACCGGTACTGGGCGGCGCGGCTGACGTGATCGGTGGCCTCGCCGCCAATCAGTCCCTGATGTACGGGATAGCCGCGGGGATAGGAGCAATGGCAGCTGCCTGGTCCTTGTACACTTCCTGGACCCAACTGGCGACTACCTGGCAGGCCATACTGGATGCGGCAATGCTTTGGCCTATTGTTATCATAGGAGTGCTTGTCGGAGCGGTCGTTTGGCTGTGCAGCAGTTTTGACGGTGTGGGGAAAAGCCTGATGTCCATGTGGCAGATCATCAAAAGCGTCTTTGGCATGGGCAAGGTACTTTTTATGGAGTTTGTTGATGATTATATATTTCCTTTTAATCTGCTGTATCTCACTGTCAAAAACATATTTCTATACATCGGTCAGTTAGCCGTCAATGCTGCAAAGGCGATAAAGATGGCGCTCAAAGGTGATTTTTCCGGAGCCAAAGATATGCTTACGGCTCATATCACTACCGACGCCGGTAAGGAGCTCAATGAGGCGATTCATACTCGGATCAGACGAGCCAACGAGCACCGGAAGGAAATTATAGGATATGCTCAAACGATAGCCGACAGTTCTAAAGGGATAGGGCTGACCCGCCATAAGTCTGAAAAGGGGAGTTCCATCCCGGGGATAATGAGTATGGCCGGATTAGGGTCCAACGCAATACCGGGAACGGGAGCACCGGCGGCAGGATCAGCAACGCATGTTCCTGAGGTGGTCACCGATACATCCAAAGGTATTGCGGGGGGCGGCCAGCGCAATCAGGTAATTAATATCTCCAAGCTCGGCGTGGATCAGATCAGCCTGCATGCCGCAAGTGTACCGGAGGGCGCCGCAGAAATCCGGGCCATATTCATTGAAATGTTCAACCAGGTTATCAACAGCGGTAATGCCGCGGTAAATCCCAACTAA
- a CDS encoding DUF2586 family protein, with translation MIPSVNVQLAKGQFGGSAATNDNVTGVVLTGSGTGLLPLLTPVKVVSLEDAESKGITVDAEPEAHQFVREFYSIDGTRGCPVYLMLAAAATSLTALCDVSAATGLKKLIDFGGGDIRIAAVARTPVAGYTPTASKFIDSDVIAAVPNAKAFAQAMFAAHKPLRILLAARVNDVTSSMIDSPNELTADNVGLVIGGTEANGVTSLGLVLGRIAATAPHVNIGRVKDGDLPISNYFIGMQSILPDLDNPSQAYFRQLDQLIDAGYITVKKYDQKGGLFIGNDPMACPETDDYNSLAYGRVIDKAAIVAYQTYVNEINDDIDLDDNGQIEPVVLKALEASMVNALNLNMAESMSGDPVVYIDDTQQLTQTSTLQVEIGIRRKGYSKLINIKLGFNNPQNNN, from the coding sequence ATGATTCCTTCTGTAAATGTACAACTGGCCAAGGGCCAGTTCGGCGGCTCTGCCGCAACCAATGACAATGTAACCGGTGTTGTGCTTACCGGATCTGGAACAGGATTACTGCCGCTGCTGACACCTGTTAAGGTGGTAAGTTTGGAAGATGCTGAATCCAAAGGTATAACCGTGGATGCAGAGCCGGAAGCGCACCAGTTCGTCCGCGAGTTCTATAGCATCGACGGCACCAGAGGATGCCCGGTCTACCTGATGCTCGCGGCGGCTGCTACAAGCCTGACAGCGCTCTGCGATGTTTCTGCGGCAACAGGCCTGAAAAAACTGATCGATTTCGGCGGTGGCGACATTCGTATAGCCGCTGTCGCACGTACACCGGTAGCCGGGTATACACCTACGGCATCCAAATTTATCGACAGTGATGTGATCGCTGCGGTGCCGAACGCGAAGGCATTCGCACAGGCTATGTTCGCTGCCCACAAGCCATTGCGTATCCTGCTGGCCGCCCGCGTTAACGATGTGACAAGCAGCATGATCGACAGCCCGAACGAGTTAACCGCCGATAATGTAGGCCTGGTGATCGGCGGAACCGAAGCGAACGGTGTTACATCTCTTGGTCTCGTGTTGGGCCGTATCGCCGCCACCGCGCCCCATGTGAATATCGGCCGTGTAAAAGACGGAGACCTTCCGATCAGCAACTATTTCATCGGTATGCAGAGTATTCTGCCAGACCTGGATAACCCTTCGCAGGCTTATTTCAGGCAACTCGATCAGTTGATCGATGCCGGTTATATCACGGTTAAAAAGTATGATCAAAAGGGTGGTTTATTCATCGGTAACGATCCGATGGCTTGTCCTGAAACAGACGATTACAACAGCCTGGCATATGGCCGTGTCATCGACAAGGCGGCAATTGTTGCCTATCAGACCTATGTCAACGAGATCAATGATGATATAGATCTTGATGATAACGGACAAATAGAACCAGTAGTACTGAAGGCACTTGAAGCTTCCATGGTAAACGCACTTAACCTTAATATGGCTGAGAGCATGAGCGGAGATCCTGTTGTTTATATAGACGATACCCAGCAGCTCACGCAGACATCGACCCTGCAGGTTGAAATAGGCATTCGCCGCAAAGGATACAGCAAATTAATCAATATTAAACTGGGTTTCAATAACCCCCAAAACAACAACTAA
- a CDS encoding lysozyme → MAINKHTLSERGLNMIRSFEGLKLTAYEDIAGKWTIGYGCTYYANGKGIQPADRLPNKECAADLLSAVLKDFERTVNRVVSAPINQNQYDALVCFHYNTGSLPSSNLLKKLNSEDYTAAAAQFLVWNKVTDPGTGKKKISDVLVRRREKEMKLFNTPV, encoded by the coding sequence ATGGCGATAAATAAACATACGCTAAGTGAACGAGGATTAAATATGATCAGGTCGTTCGAGGGTTTGAAGCTAACTGCTTACGAGGATATAGCGGGTAAATGGACGATCGGTTACGGATGCACTTACTATGCGAACGGCAAAGGCATCCAGCCAGCTGACCGGTTGCCCAACAAGGAATGCGCTGCCGACCTGCTTTCAGCGGTTTTAAAAGATTTCGAACGGACAGTTAACAGGGTTGTAAGCGCCCCGATCAATCAAAATCAGTATGACGCGTTGGTTTGCTTTCATTACAATACCGGGAGTTTGCCATCGAGTAACTTGCTGAAGAAGCTGAATAGCGAGGATTATACAGCTGCTGCGGCGCAATTCCTGGTCTGGAATAAGGTAACTGACCCCGGAACAGGAAAAAAGAAGATTAGCGATGTGCTGGTCAGAAGGCGGGAAAAGGAAATGAAACTGTTTAATACTCCTGTTTAA
- a CDS encoding phage holin family protein yields the protein MISSLLTRMLLTFDYEDLRALFQSIAPSYKYSLTRPLLLVSLTFPGLSGLASLVPDIPLALGIQATALVMMLMAFVVELLSGIAASRIKKERFSSFRLSRFSFKVFIYLVLIAVPYHWSQNYAAKGEAVMAECFDWLQNFLIIHIAQENMVSILENLAVIEGKEKSAWIESIKTKITSLWR from the coding sequence ATGATAAGTTCTCTGCTAACAAGGATGCTCCTGACTTTTGACTATGAGGACCTGCGGGCTCTTTTTCAAAGTATCGCCCCTTCGTATAAATACAGCCTGACAAGGCCGCTGCTCCTGGTAAGTCTGACGTTCCCGGGGCTTTCAGGTCTGGCTTCTCTCGTTCCGGATATCCCGCTGGCGCTTGGTATCCAAGCCACCGCCCTGGTCATGATGCTAATGGCCTTTGTAGTGGAGTTGTTAAGCGGTATAGCTGCATCGAGGATAAAAAAGGAACGCTTCAGCAGTTTCCGTCTCTCCCGGTTCTCCTTCAAGGTCTTTATATACCTGGTACTGATTGCGGTTCCCTATCACTGGTCGCAGAATTATGCAGCAAAAGGAGAGGCGGTCATGGCGGAATGCTTTGACTGGTTGCAAAACTTCCTGATCATTCACATTGCGCAGGAAAACATGGTTTCTATACTGGAAAACCTGGCGGTAATTGAAGGCAAAGAGAAATCGGCCTGGATAGAATCAATCAAAACTAAAATAACATCATTATGGCGATAA